A region from the Cystobacter ferrugineus genome encodes:
- a CDS encoding isochorismatase family protein, whose translation MALPAIAPYTMPGAAELPQNKVSWTPDPKRAVLLIHDMQNHFVKAFTAGQSPVTELVANIQRLRQHCTALDIPVVYSAQPGGQSIEQRGLLLDFWGMGIAAGPGPEQIIDALKPAEGDVHLTKWRYSAFRRTGLMEMLKEKGRDQLIITGIYAHIGCLQTASDGFMSEIQPFLVADALGDFSREQHLMALNYAAKLCAVTTVTDRVIEMLGPVGAGAFTPQSVREEVAELLVQPPSELAEDENLLDRGLDSIRIMSLVERWRRKGAEITFVELAERPTLTDWYALLSSGSRQPESVTTR comes from the coding sequence ATGGCCCTTCCCGCCATTGCCCCCTACACCATGCCCGGCGCGGCCGAGCTGCCCCAGAACAAGGTGTCGTGGACGCCCGATCCCAAGCGCGCGGTGCTGTTGATCCACGACATGCAGAACCACTTCGTGAAGGCCTTCACGGCCGGCCAGTCGCCGGTGACGGAGCTGGTGGCGAACATCCAGCGGCTGCGCCAGCACTGCACCGCGCTGGACATCCCCGTGGTGTATTCCGCCCAGCCCGGCGGGCAGAGCATCGAGCAGCGCGGCCTGCTGCTGGACTTCTGGGGCATGGGCATCGCCGCCGGTCCGGGCCCGGAGCAGATCATCGACGCGCTGAAGCCCGCCGAGGGAGACGTCCACCTCACCAAGTGGCGCTACAGCGCGTTCCGCCGCACGGGGCTGATGGAGATGCTCAAGGAGAAGGGCCGCGATCAGCTCATCATCACCGGCATCTACGCCCACATCGGCTGCCTGCAGACGGCCAGCGATGGCTTCATGAGCGAGATCCAGCCGTTCCTCGTCGCCGATGCCCTGGGGGACTTCTCCCGGGAGCAGCACCTGATGGCGCTCAACTACGCGGCGAAGCTGTGCGCCGTCACCACCGTCACCGACCGGGTCATCGAGATGCTGGGGCCGGTGGGCGCGGGGGCCTTCACCCCCCAGAGCGTCCGCGAGGAGGTCGCCGAGCTGTTGGTCCAGCCGCCCTCGGAGCTCGCTGAAGACGAGAACCTGCTCGACCGGGGACTCGACTCCATCCGCATCATGAGCCTGGTGGAGCGCTGGAGGCGCAAGGGCGCGGAGATCACCTTCGTGGAGCTGGCCGAGCGTCCGACGCTGACCGACTGGTACGCGCTGTTGTCCTCGGGCTCGCGGCAGCCCGAGTCCGTGACGACGCGCTGA